Proteins co-encoded in one Candidatus Stoquefichus sp. SB1 genomic window:
- a CDS encoding cysteine-rich KTR domain-containing protein, translating into MLEKYWIKCPICNGKTRVQVFYNTVLRNFPLFCPKCKLTHIVDVEKLEIIIKNSEKQTF; encoded by the coding sequence ATGCTTGAAAAATATTGGATAAAATGTCCAATTTGTAACGGAAAGACGAGGGTTCAAGTATTTTATAATACGGTATTAAGAAATTTTCCTCTTTTCTGCCCTAAATGTAAATTAACGCATATCGTTGATGTTGAAAAACTAGAAATCATAATCAAAAACTCTGAAAAACAAACTTTTTAA
- a CDS encoding plasmid mobilization protein: MDGRKRTVQIKFRVTEAERDLILEKMKLVPTRNMAAYLRKIAIDGYIIQIDHADIKAMTAEIQKIGVNVNQIARRVNATGNAYQEDIEEIKGVLAEIWRLQRLSLLKAL; the protein is encoded by the coding sequence ATGGACGGACGCAAAAGGACGGTACAAATCAAATTCAGAGTGACGGAAGCGGAACGGGATTTAATACTGGAAAAAATGAAGCTCGTACCCACCCGGAACATGGCGGCGTATCTGCGGAAGATTGCCATTGACGGATATATCATTCAGATAGACCACGCCGACATAAAGGCTATGACCGCAGAGATACAAAAAATCGGTGTCAACGTCAACCAGATAGCACGCCGCGTAAACGCGACGGGGAACGCATACCAAGAGGACATAGAGGAAATAAAGGGGGTGCTTGCGGAGATATGGCGGTTACAAAGATTAAGCCTATTAAAAGCACTCTAA
- the rlmN gene encoding 23S rRNA (adenine(2503)-C(2))-methyltransferase RlmN, giving the protein MKHLPKSTPTEILNDPYGFTYKEMSEVIGEDKARALYTELYKQPFHKENLSISTKKVYKSSDTEKYVYELKDNRYIETVFIKRRDGGTVCVSTQVGCSVGCIFCESGRNGFVRNLTPSEIVQQVVLIRQKVNRIVFMGMGEPLFNYDNLIAAIHILRDRNGLNFPTDGITVSTVGPVNQLKKLREEHLKIQLTISLHAATQAARNCIIPHMHMYAIEDVVKQALSYSQRHNRKVVFAYLLLPGINDRSSDIRQLAKWFKGKNVMINVLQYNPTSNSKIRAPQKQEMVAFKHQLEQTGLEVTMRVSHGREIKAACGQLANTYNKAKKQQK; this is encoded by the coding sequence ATGAAACACTTACCTAAAAGTACACCTACGGAAATATTGAATGACCCATACGGATTTACTTACAAAGAAATGTCGGAAGTAATTGGAGAGGATAAAGCAAGAGCCTTATATACGGAATTGTATAAACAGCCATTTCACAAAGAAAATCTATCAATATCAACAAAAAAAGTCTATAAAAGTAGCGATACTGAAAAGTATGTTTATGAATTGAAAGATAACAGGTATATTGAAACGGTTTTTATTAAACGGCGAGATGGTGGGACTGTTTGCGTAAGTACGCAAGTTGGTTGTTCTGTTGGCTGTATTTTTTGTGAGTCCGGACGCAATGGTTTTGTTCGTAATCTAACACCGTCTGAAATTGTGCAGCAGGTTGTATTGATACGTCAAAAAGTAAATCGTATCGTTTTTATGGGAATGGGAGAACCTTTATTCAATTACGACAACTTGATTGCAGCAATCCATATTCTTCGAGATAGAAATGGACTTAACTTTCCAACCGACGGCATTACCGTATCAACAGTTGGTCCAGTTAATCAATTAAAAAAATTGCGCGAAGAACATCTAAAAATTCAGTTGACAATATCTTTACATGCAGCAACACAGGCTGCGAGAAACTGTATCATTCCTCATATGCACATGTACGCTATTGAAGATGTTGTTAAGCAAGCATTGTCCTATTCTCAAAGGCATAATCGAAAAGTGGTATTTGCGTATTTGCTTTTACCAGGTATAAATGACCGTTCCTCAGATATAAGGCAACTTGCAAAATGGTTTAAGGGCAAAAATGTTATGATTAACGTGCTGCAATACAACCCGACGAGTAATTCAAAAATTAGAGCACCACAAAAACAAGAAATGGTTGCGTTCAAACATCAATTAGAGCAAACAGGACTTGAAGTTACCATGAGAGTTTCTCATGGTAGAGAGATTAAAGCAGCTTGTGGACAGTTAGCTAATACATATAATAAAGCCAAAAAACAACAGAAATAA
- a CDS encoding transposon-transfer assisting family protein gives MNKYNNFTVEETNLLSIYMTGSKEGLVVAMNAALPFMEGEMRDFAARTLAKVGRMTEAEFAGLALYPADEV, from the coding sequence ATGAACAAATATAACAATTTCACGGTTGAGGAAACCAACCTTTTGAGTATCTACATGACAGGCAGCAAGGAGGGGCTTGTAGTGGCTATGAACGCCGCGCTGCCCTTTATGGAGGGGGAAATGCGGGACTTTGCCGCCCGTACCCTTGCCAAAGTGGGGCGCATGACCGAAGCGGAGTTTGCGGGGCTTGCCCTTTACCCCGCCGACGAGGTATGA
- a CDS encoding helix-turn-helix transcriptional regulator — protein sequence MAKRPVPKYDFKAFGAAIKAAREGRKESRKKVGDEMFISPRYLANIENKGQHPSLQIFFELIQRYHISVDQFLLDTPAAKDTKRRQLDALLDGMSDTGIRIVTATAKEISEVEKEGE from the coding sequence ATGGCAAAAAGACCAGTACCAAAATACGACTTCAAGGCTTTTGGGGCAGCGATAAAGGCAGCGCGTGAAGGACGCAAGGAAAGCCGCAAGAAAGTAGGCGACGAAATGTTTATCTCGCCGCGCTACCTTGCGAACATTGAGAACAAGGGGCAGCACCCAAGTTTACAGATATTCTTTGAGCTGATACAGCGTTACCATATATCCGTAGACCAATTCCTGTTAGACACGCCCGCTGCAAAGGACACAAAGCGGCGGCAGCTTGACGCGCTCCTTGACGGTATGAGCGATACAGGCATACGGATTGTGACCGCAACGGCAAAAGAGATTTCCGAAGTCGAAAAAGAGGGCGAATAG
- a CDS encoding cysteine-rich VLP domain-containing protein, with the protein MSDIKRLTPPQSRKVNTLVRRTCCNCDNGNCILLDDGDECVCPQLISYSLLCKWFRIAVLPADKELYAELCHTEDMRRCSVCGAPFVSSSNRAVYCPDCRKRITRRQTAERMRKMRANVTR; encoded by the coding sequence ATGAGCGACATTAAGCGGCTTACGCCGCCCCAAAGCCGGAAAGTCAATACCCTTGTGCGCCGGACGTGCTGTAACTGCGATAATGGGAACTGTATCTTGCTTGACGACGGGGACGAGTGCGTATGCCCGCAGCTCATTTCCTATTCCCTGCTCTGTAAATGGTTCCGCATTGCGGTACTGCCCGCAGATAAGGAGCTGTACGCCGAGCTTTGCCATACGGAGGATATGAGGCGGTGTAGCGTGTGCGGTGCGCCCTTTGTTTCTAGCTCTAACCGGGCTGTCTACTGCCCGGACTGCCGGAAGCGTATCACCCGCAGACAGACCGCCGAGCGTATGAGGAAAATGCGGGCGAATGTGACGCGATAG
- a CDS encoding YodL domain-containing protein translates to MSETFSILIDSRSRFETGQPGGEWLSMPTTTEQLHAAMKSVGITAENPQDFFINGFSNTEQYPFDVPLSVIQESTIDELNYLGKLLEMQGDEDRNKFTAAVTLGEHAGSVKDLINLAQNLDCYWIYPTVRTEADYGYYLIDELDELELPEEAKKYFKYEEYGRDAVLKDRGQFTDQGYIYNNGNTFSQWYNGRENDIPKEYKVMSFPEPEHPTPDKLEKDEAAPEQEEPQPGTQQEPPPQPRPVNPIILTADKPAEKIKEITDRLEQGITDLFDSERYKEYLQVMSKFHNYSFNNTLLIAMQKPDASLIAGFNAWKNNFGRNVMRGEKGIRILAPSPYKIRQEVEKKDPQTGKTVTDSNGKPVMETKEIQIPAYKVVAVFDVSQTEGRELPAIGANELTGDVEQYEDFFAALEKTSPVPMGFEKIEGTAHGYYHLEEKRIAIDEGMSELQNLKTAIHEIAHAKLHDIDLNAPQEEQGDRPDRRTREVQAESIAYTVCQHYGLDTSDYSFGYVAGWSSGRELAELKTSLETIRATAAEIINSIDGHFAELQKEREAAKAQEAEKEPTPDLAAEPTVTIEWSESPQLREGETIPLSRANTLIAGLDEANLASPGYDKVAFRIDYVMNGIADHYEGRQDLGDGDGSLVEHIEQHHTYYLNDKEWENYLLHNEGKEALEADKEHRAMLLNEFIPYLKLHCNLSEMERISTEALQAGESLTSTETAYHTAMQAYVAECRGLVNQGEYNLPPVPQLRDFDVELAAYKEHVKEEIAQEAAAAGMTVEEYAANGYEPYAAPEPEAAQTTEPQEPKSPVSEKTDTPEQAGQTADKPLTDLQKKAVEIAKQYENLPLQDKIGIVAQAFGSTSGKIETSPCTGKWRGTSDISIKFDNGASLFIGNHRTPQAKTVKVQTECVNAALVRYNPEIIAATKEAAISALRKRETKDNEIAGQKGLKPYTLLNVEFNDGTDEKSGGHMGWYYVTLAVDGKICSHIETGLNYAISDGKVSENPTREDYFTAGALKETDVDYVFNNVGFSSTSDLYSLSISKEVRERAEKTLAQRKEVQTEKAADPQSHTAEQPEQTETKVTYYPINENAARRAKEAISFSDYKPGSATAEYRHYVDEAAELAARQKKRVDPSFHERIDGLLDAYARKLAANMNKGYEITARVPSIMIAGGSNFPVRKKEKQNAAADKNMEEYREIQGLLDKIRSTGMGGISADDPNAVSKLESKLAKLEALQETMKAVNAYYRKHKTLDGCPHLSPEQIEKMKASMSGSWRGNPKPFESYELSNNNAEIHRLKDRITALTRRKELGYVGWEFDGGRVEANTADNRLQIFFDEKPDKEIREELKGNGFRYAPSAEAWQRQLNDNAIYAADRIKCIQPLNGESPTELQKRARREAAAQKEAVPEQPQEETQGAEPGNAVTPETFYKVRQNPYSDSPENSYILQEYVAQDNGMAKLGDILYTGTPEKCRELLGKLETGELTQGDVKELYAKAQEAQPAAEPGQGTPEPTATGKEPDKDTFSIYQLKDGDGMRDYHFEPYDRLQAAGLSVEAANYNLIYTAELTPRTSLEDIYTRFNIDHPKDFKGHSLSVSDIVVLHHNGEDTAHYVDSFGYKEVPEFLQEQTPQLTPDTRMTGEQIRTPRGSFSVTDMTAEQMREAGYGLHHTSEDGKYLIMGNGTQAFAVAAEQPEKADTLKHVEDAIEQNDNHFDGIINNTPTADELEAKARNGEQISLAEYAAALKAEKEQGKETKPGKKTEKKPSIRAQLKADKERAAQRKQARSKSQDLERS, encoded by the coding sequence TTATCCCACCGTCCGAACCGAAGCCGACTATGGCTATTACCTTATTGACGAGCTGGACGAATTGGAGCTGCCCGAAGAAGCAAAGAAATATTTCAAGTACGAGGAATACGGGCGGGACGCGGTACTGAAAGACCGGGGACAGTTTACCGATCAAGGCTATATCTACAACAACGGCAACACCTTTTCACAGTGGTACAATGGGCGGGAAAATGACATACCGAAAGAATACAAGGTAATGAGCTTCCCGGAGCCGGAACACCCCACCCCGGATAAACTGGAAAAGGACGAAGCCGCGCCGGAGCAGGAGGAACCCCAGCCGGGGACACAGCAGGAACCGCCGCCCCAGCCGCGCCCGGTCAACCCGATTATCCTCACCGCCGACAAGCCCGCTGAAAAGATCAAGGAGATCACAGACCGCTTAGAGCAGGGTATCACGGATTTATTTGACAGTGAACGCTACAAGGAATATCTGCAAGTCATGTCAAAGTTCCATAATTACAGCTTCAACAATACGCTGCTGATTGCCATGCAGAAGCCCGACGCTTCCCTTATCGCTGGATTTAACGCATGGAAAAATAACTTTGGACGGAACGTAATGCGCGGGGAAAAAGGTATCCGTATCCTTGCCCCGTCGCCGTACAAAATCCGGCAGGAGGTAGAGAAAAAAGACCCGCAGACGGGAAAGACGGTGACAGACAGCAACGGGAAGCCCGTCATGGAAACAAAAGAAATCCAAATCCCCGCCTATAAAGTCGTCGCCGTTTTTGACGTATCGCAGACCGAGGGGCGGGAGCTTCCCGCCATTGGCGCAAACGAGCTGACCGGGGACGTGGAACAGTACGAGGATTTTTTCGCCGCGCTGGAAAAGACCTCTCCCGTGCCTATGGGCTTTGAGAAGATCGAGGGGACAGCCCACGGCTACTACCACTTGGAGGAAAAGCGCATTGCCATTGACGAGGGCATGAGCGAGCTTCAGAACCTAAAGACCGCTATCCATGAGATCGCCCACGCGAAGTTGCACGACATTGACCTTAACGCCCCGCAGGAGGAACAGGGGGACAGACCCGACCGCCGCACCCGTGAAGTTCAGGCGGAAAGTATCGCCTATACCGTATGCCAGCACTACGGGCTTGACACTTCCGACTATTCCTTTGGGTACGTCGCCGGGTGGAGCAGCGGGCGGGAGCTTGCGGAGCTGAAAACGTCCCTTGAAACAATCCGTGCCACCGCCGCCGAGATCATCAACAGCATTGACGGGCATTTTGCAGAGCTGCAAAAAGAACGGGAAGCTGCGAAAGCACAGGAAGCAGAAAAAGAGCCGACACCCGACCTTGCGGCAGAGCCGACCGTTACAATCGAATGGAGCGAAAGCCCCCAGCTACGGGAGGGCGAAACAATCCCCCTATCCCGCGCCAATACCCTTATCGCAGGGCTGGACGAAGCGAATCTTGCAAGCCCCGGTTACGATAAAGTGGCGTTCCGCATTGATTATGTGATGAACGGTATAGCCGACCACTACGAGGGGCGGCAGGACTTGGGCGACGGGGACGGTTCCCTTGTGGAGCATATCGAGCAGCACCACACCTATTATCTGAACGATAAAGAATGGGAAAACTACCTTTTGCACAACGAGGGCAAGGAAGCACTGGAAGCCGACAAGGAACACCGGGCAATGCTGCTGAATGAATTTATCCCCTATCTCAAACTGCACTGTAATTTATCCGAAATGGAGCGTATCTCTACGGAAGCCCTGCAAGCCGGGGAGAGCCTTACCTCTACGGAAACCGCCTACCATACCGCCATGCAAGCCTATGTTGCCGAGTGCAGGGGGCTTGTCAATCAAGGCGAATACAACTTGCCGCCTGTTCCCCAGCTTAGAGATTTTGACGTGGAGCTTGCCGCCTACAAGGAACACGTCAAGGAGGAAATCGCACAGGAAGCAGCCGCCGCAGGAATGACCGTGGAGGAATACGCTGCCAACGGGTACGAACCTTACGCCGCCCCGGAGCCGGAAGCAGCACAGACCACAGAGCCGCAGGAGCCGAAAAGCCCTGTTTCTGAAAAAACAGACACGCCGGAACAGGCAGGACAGACCGCCGACAAACCCCTTACAGATTTACAGAAAAAAGCGGTTGAGATCGCCAAACAGTACGAAAATCTCCCCTTGCAGGATAAGATCGGGATTGTCGCACAGGCTTTCGGCAGTACGTCGGGCAAAATAGAAACTTCCCCCTGTACCGGGAAATGGCGCGGTACAAGCGACATATCTATCAAGTTTGACAATGGCGCGTCCCTGTTTATCGGCAACCACAGGACACCGCAAGCGAAAACCGTAAAAGTGCAGACTGAATGTGTCAATGCCGCGCTGGTACGGTACAACCCGGAGATCATAGCCGCAACAAAGGAAGCCGCCATTTCCGCACTTAGGAAGCGGGAAACAAAAGACAATGAGATTGCCGGACAGAAAGGCTTGAAGCCCTACACCCTGCTCAATGTGGAATTTAACGACGGTACGGACGAGAAAAGCGGCGGTCACATGGGCTGGTATTATGTGACGCTTGCCGTTGACGGTAAAATCTGTTCCCACATAGAAACGGGGCTGAATTATGCCATATCAGACGGAAAAGTGAGCGAGAACCCCACAAGGGAAGATTATTTTACAGCGGGGGCATTGAAAGAAACTGATGTTGATTATGTTTTTAACAACGTAGGCTTTTCCTCAACCTCTGACCTGTATTCGCTGTCAATTAGCAAAGAAGTCCGGGAGCGTGCGGAAAAGACGCTTGCACAGCGGAAAGAAGTGCAGACGGAGAAAGCCGCCGACCCGCAGAGCCATACAGCAGAACAGCCGGAGCAGACGGAAACAAAGGTTACATACTACCCGATCAATGAGAACGCAGCCCGCCGCGCAAAGGAAGCAATCAGTTTTTCCGATTACAAGCCCGGAAGCGCAACGGCAGAATACCGCCACTATGTAGACGAAGCCGCCGAGCTTGCTGCAAGGCAGAAAAAGCGCGTTGACCCCTCTTTCCATGAAAGGATTGACGGGCTGCTTGACGCTTACGCCCGGAAGCTGGCGGCGAACATGAATAAGGGCTATGAGATCACCGCCCGCGTCCCGTCCATTATGATTGCCGGGGGAAGCAACTTCCCTGTCCGCAAAAAGGAGAAGCAGAACGCCGCCGCAGATAAGAACATGGAGGAATACCGGGAGATACAGGGTTTGCTTGACAAAATCCGCAGTACCGGCATGGGCGGTATCAGTGCCGACGACCCGAACGCCGTTTCTAAGCTGGAAAGCAAACTTGCAAAGCTGGAAGCCTTGCAGGAAACCATGAAAGCGGTCAACGCTTACTACCGCAAGCATAAGACCCTTGACGGCTGCCCCCATTTATCCCCGGAGCAGATTGAAAAAATGAAAGCGTCCATGTCCGGGAGCTGGCGGGGGAACCCGAAACCCTTTGAAAGCTATGAATTATCCAACAACAACGCGGAAATCCACAGGCTGAAAGACCGCATTACCGCCCTTACCCGCAGGAAAGAGCTTGGATATGTGGGCTGGGAGTTTGACGGGGGACGTGTGGAAGCCAATACAGCGGATAACCGCTTGCAGATTTTCTTTGATGAAAAGCCGGACAAGGAAATCCGGGAGGAATTAAAAGGGAACGGCTTCCGTTATGCGCCCAGCGCGGAAGCATGGCAGCGGCAGCTAAACGACAATGCGATCTACGCCGCCGACCGTATCAAGTGCATACAGCCCCTTAACGGGGAAAGCCCCACCGAGTTACAGAAACGGGCAAGGCGGGAAGCCGCCGCACAGAAAGAAGCCGTCCCGGAGCAGCCGCAGGAGGAAACACAGGGCGCGGAGCCGGGGAACGCCGTCACGCCGGAAACCTTTTACAAGGTGCGGCAGAACCCGTACAGTGACAGCCCGGAAAACAGCTACATTTTGCAGGAGTATGTCGCGCAGGATAACGGCATGGCAAAGCTGGGGGATATTCTCTACACGGGAACCCCGGAAAAGTGCCGGGAGCTTTTGGGGAAGCTGGAAACCGGGGAACTGACACAGGGCGACGTAAAAGAGCTTTATGCAAAGGCACAGGAAGCACAGCCCGCCGCCGAGCCGGGACAGGGAACGCCGGAGCCGACCGCCACCGGGAAAGAGCCGGACAAAGACACCTTTTCCATTTACCAGTTAAAGGACGGGGACGGTATGCGGGACTATCATTTTGAGCCTTACGACCGTCTGCAGGCGGCTGGGCTTTCCGTGGAAGCGGCAAATTATAATCTGATCTACACCGCCGAGCTTACGCCGAGGACTTCCCTTGAAGATATTTATACCCGTTTCAATATCGACCACCCCAAAGATTTTAAGGGACACAGCCTTTCCGTATCGGATATAGTGGTGCTTCATCACAACGGGGAGGACACCGCGCATTACGTTGACAGTTTCGGCTATAAGGAAGTGCCGGAGTTTTTACAGGAGCAGACACCGCAGCTTACCCCCGACACCCGCATGACCGGGGAGCAGATCAGAACGCCACGGGGGAGCTTTTCTGTAACCGATATGACCGCCGAACAAATGAGGGAAGCCGGGTATGGACTTCACCATACGTCGGAGGACGGAAAATATCTCATTATGGGGAACGGGACACAGGCGTTTGCAGTTGCCGCCGAGCAGCCGGAAAAGGCAGACACCCTAAAGCACGTCGAGGACGCTATCGAGCAGAACGACAACCATTTTGACGGTATCATCAACAATACCCCTACCGCTGACGAGCTGGAAGCAAAGGCAAGAAACGGCGAACAGATCTCCCTTGCCGAGTATGCCGCCGCGCTGAAAGCGGAAAAGGAACAGGGAAAGGAAACGAAACCGGGGAAAAAGACCGAAAAGAAGCCCTCTATTCGGGCGCAGCTCAAAGCCGACAAGGAACGGGCAGCGCAGAGGAAACAGGCAAGAAGCAAGTCGCAGGACTTGGAAAGGAGCTGA
- a CDS encoding helix-turn-helix domain-containing protein, protein MNGTNGNEPGYPENALVPYPVIVAATKGDPDAMKIVLQHFSGYIARLSMRKLYDERGNVYFGVDHDIRERLQAKLMMAVLTFRTEE, encoded by the coding sequence ATGAATGGGACGAATGGTAACGAACCCGGCTACCCGGAAAATGCCCTTGTTCCCTATCCTGTCATTGTGGCAGCGACAAAGGGTGACCCGGACGCCATGAAGATTGTCTTGCAGCATTTTAGCGGCTACATAGCCCGCCTCTCCATGCGGAAGCTGTACGACGAGCGCGGGAACGTCTATTTCGGCGTAGACCACGACATTCGGGAACGGCTGCAAGCAAAACTGATGATGGCTGTCCTCACCTTTAGGACAGAGGAATAA
- a CDS encoding sigma-70 family RNA polymerase sigma factor, with amino-acid sequence MEPNSREFYKQCAFQKFCNTVLHNEACDAHRELHRHKAREVTFSDLPLDEARQLHTFDEYFKRETAETVFEKAGKKITPKLLLEAIRTLPEEKRKAVLLYYFEGMNDTEIAKLFNTSRSTIQYRRTSSFEKLRKYLEENADEWDEW; translated from the coding sequence GTGGAACCTAATAGCAGGGAGTTTTACAAACAATGTGCTTTTCAGAAGTTTTGTAATACGGTGCTGCACAATGAAGCGTGTGACGCTCACAGGGAGCTGCACAGGCATAAGGCAAGGGAAGTCACCTTTTCCGATTTGCCCTTAGACGAAGCGCGGCAGCTTCATACCTTTGATGAATATTTCAAACGGGAAACCGCCGAAACCGTCTTTGAGAAAGCCGGGAAGAAAATCACGCCGAAGCTGCTTCTTGAAGCAATCCGTACTTTGCCGGAAGAAAAGCGCAAAGCCGTACTCCTGTACTATTTCGAGGGAATGAACGACACCGAGATTGCGAAGTTGTTCAATACATCGAGAAGCACGATACAGTACAGGCGGACAAGCTCTTTTGAGAAATTAAGAAAATATCTGGAGGAAAATGCTGATGAATGGGACGAATGGTAA
- a CDS encoding relaxase/mobilization nuclease domain-containing protein: MAVTKIKPIKSTLSKALDYIENPDKTDGKMLVSSFGCSYETADIEFEYTLSQALQKGNNLAFHLIQSFEPGEVDYQKAHEIGKQLADAVTKGQHEYVVTTHIDKGHIHNHIIFCAVNFVDHHKYNSNKRSYYGIRNMSDKLCRDNGLSVVVPGKGSKGKSYAEYQAEKTGTSWKGKLKIAVDALIPQVSSFEELLQRLQAAGYEIKPGKYISCRAPGQERFTRLKTLGTDYTEEAIKERIAGKRTRAAKAPKAERKGVNLLIDIEHSIKAQQSRGYEQWAKIHNLKQAAKTMNFLTENKIEQYADLLTRIEEITTASEQAGDSLKEVEKRLSDMALLIKNVTTYQKTKPLYEAYRKARNKEKYRAEHERGIILHEAAAKALKAAQIGGKLPSVPVLQAEYEKLQGQKESLYADYGKLKKQVQEYDVIKRNIDSILQTEKQPERERQTERG; encoded by the coding sequence ATGGCGGTTACAAAGATTAAGCCTATTAAAAGCACTCTAAGCAAAGCCCTTGACTATATCGAAAACCCGGACAAGACGGACGGAAAAATGCTTGTGTCCTCTTTCGGCTGCTCCTATGAAACGGCAGATATTGAGTTTGAATATACATTGTCCCAAGCACTCCAAAAGGGGAACAATTTAGCCTTTCATCTGATACAGTCCTTTGAGCCGGGGGAAGTGGATTATCAGAAAGCCCATGAAATCGGAAAGCAGCTTGCCGACGCGGTAACAAAGGGGCAACATGAGTATGTTGTGACGACGCACATTGACAAGGGGCATATCCATAACCACATTATTTTCTGCGCGGTGAACTTCGTAGACCACCACAAATACAATTCCAACAAAAGGAGCTATTACGGTATACGGAACATGAGCGACAAGCTGTGCCGGGACAATGGGCTTTCCGTGGTCGTCCCCGGCAAGGGCAGCAAGGGAAAGAGCTATGCAGAATATCAAGCGGAGAAAACGGGGACAAGCTGGAAAGGCAAGCTAAAGATCGCCGTGGACGCGCTCATTCCCCAAGTTTCCAGCTTTGAGGAACTATTGCAGCGGTTACAGGCGGCAGGATATGAGATCAAGCCCGGAAAATATATCTCATGCCGCGCACCGGGGCAGGAACGGTTTACCCGTCTGAAAACCCTCGGCACGGACTATACGGAGGAAGCCATAAAAGAACGGATAGCGGGCAAGCGTACCCGTGCCGCCAAAGCTCCAAAGGCAGAGCGCAAGGGCGTTAATCTTCTCATTGATATTGAGCACAGTATCAAAGCACAACAAAGCCGAGGCTATGAACAGTGGGCGAAAATCCACAATCTGAAACAGGCGGCAAAGACTATGAATTTCCTTACGGAAAATAAGATTGAGCAGTACGCCGATCTGCTCACCCGGATAGAGGAAATCACCACGGCAAGCGAACAGGCAGGGGACAGCCTAAAGGAAGTGGAAAAGCGTCTATCAGATATGGCATTGCTCATTAAGAATGTCACTACCTACCAAAAGACAAAGCCCCTCTATGAAGCCTACCGCAAAGCCCGGAACAAAGAGAAGTACCGGGCAGAGCATGAACGGGGTATTATCCTCCATGAAGCGGCGGCAAAGGCACTAAAGGCGGCGCAGATCGGCGGCAAGCTCCCCAGCGTCCCCGTCCTCCAAGCGGAATATGAAAAGCTGCAAGGACAGAAAGAAAGCCTTTATGCCGATTATGGCAAGCTGAAAAAACAGGTGCAGGAATATGATGTTATCAAACGGAACATAGACAGTATTTTACAGACAGAGAAGCAGCCGGAGCGGGAAAGGCAGACAGAGCGCGGATAA